From Erigeron canadensis isolate Cc75 chromosome 8, C_canadensis_v1, whole genome shotgun sequence, one genomic window encodes:
- the LOC122610407 gene encoding uncharacterized protein LOC122610407, translating into MTTQQVQQETRAYIERFRERAHETLMHDYFVENPKFGPIWFRERFRMSQRLFLKIVTDIEQRFVYFQKRVDRSGRKSSAAIQKCTSAVEQLGTGNPPDNFDDNLCMAPRISRESLDHFCSAVIELYRDKYLRRPTSHDVARLYEAHERRHKIPGLLGSLDCTHFVWRNCAKALKGQYKRGDHPYPTVTLEVVASQDLGI; encoded by the coding sequence ATGACGACTCAACAAGTTCAACAGGAAACTCGCGCCTACATCGAGCGGTTTCGGGAAAGAGCTCACGAAACGCTTATGCATGACTACTTTGTTGAAAACCCAAAGTTTGGCCCGATTTGGTTTCGTGAAAGATTTCGAATGAGTCAAAGgttgtttttaaagattgttACTGATATTGAGCAACGTTTCGTTTACTTTCAAAAGCGTGTAGATCGGTCGGGGAGAAAGAGTTCAGCTGccatacaaaaatgcacatcCGCGGTGGAACAACTCGGAACGGGCAACCCTCCGGATAACTTTGATGACAACCTTTGCATGGCACCGAGAATTTCTCGCGAAAGCCTTGATCATTTTTGCAGCGCGGTCATCGAGTTATATCGTGACAAGTACTTACGTAGGCCGACTAGTCATGATGTTGCCCGGTTGTATGAAGCGCATGAACGGAGACACAAGATTCCGGGATTGCTAGGAAGTCTTGATTGTACGCATTTTGTTTGGAGAAATTGTGCTAAAGCATTGAAGGGACAATACAAGAGAGGTGATCATCCATACCCCACGGTTACGCTTGAAGTCGTTGCTTCACAAGACTTGGGGATTTGA